The following proteins come from a genomic window of Puntigrus tetrazona isolate hp1 chromosome 15, ASM1883169v1, whole genome shotgun sequence:
- the LOC122358349 gene encoding LOW QUALITY PROTEIN: interferon-induced GTP-binding protein Mx-like (The sequence of the model RefSeq protein was modified relative to this genomic sequence to represent the inferred CDS: inserted 1 base in 1 codon) has protein sequence MDEERKFDHDFQGDERSFFDSQMHGAFHSHFIESVRPLIELIDSLRLIGLDEDIGLPSIAVVGDQSSGKSSVLEALSGVALPRGSGIVTRCPLELKLQKLKNGPWSGXICYNGHRETFNDPLKVDKLVREAQNKLAGNTVGICDELITLEISSPDVCDLTLIDLPGITRVPVQDQPEDIGDQIKSLILNYVAKSETIILVVVPCNIDIATTEALRMAQKVDPEGLRTLAILTKPDLIDRGAEIDVLNIVQGKVIPLSKGYIIVRCRGQSDINDRTPFDKAMEAELTFFRNHHYFSSLLDEGKASIQCLAAKLTKELADHIKKSLPSLTEQIQNRLLSVQRDLKNFEQGPPLEEERMGPFLSEIILEFSDQISELSRTGHSKDKNIYTSLRPVFKKWDNHLRSTEVSFKERVTEMIEKYNEIHRGRELLTHSEYCEYECVIQNHVAALQEPAMETLKDVREIVQNKFREVCHLSFDQYPPMRYAISNMISDIQTKQEAKAEKRIKEFIDMEKLVFTQDRVFQQKLNDSDIPQKTGIETSDKIHYDEDTIFNSKGCALLDTRNLVPEKLVRYYEIVYQRLTDYVPMLITLFMLKVAAKTLRHQMLEMRNGADVVKLLSEDSERGRMRTDLKQRLERLTQAQDLISNRI, from the exons GTCGTTTTTTGATTCACAAATGCATGGAGCATTTCACAGTCATTTCATTGAGTCTGTTCGGCCTTTGATTGAGTTGATCGACTCTCTGAGGTTGATCGGCCTTGATGAAGATATTGGTTTACCATCCATTGCAGTGGTGGGAGATCAGAGTTCTGGAAAGAGCTCTGTTTTGGAGGCACTTTCTGGAGTAGCTCTACCTCGAGGAAGTG GTATTGTTACCCGCTGTCCTCTAGAGCTGAAATTGCAGAAGCTCAAAAATGGACCATGGTCAG TCATTTGTTATAATGGTCACAGAGAGACCTTTAATGACCCATTAAAAGTGGATAAGCTTGTTAGAGAAG CTCAAAACAAGCTTGCTGGAAATACGGTTGGAATCTGTGATGAACTCATCACTTTAGAGATTTCATCTCCTGATGTTTGTGACCTCACTTTGATTGATCTACCTGGTATAACCCGTGTACCTGTGCAAGATCAACCTGAAGACATTGGAGATCAG ATCAAATCCTTGATACTGAATTATGTTGCAAAAAGTGAAACCATTATTTTAGTCGTTGTACCCTGCAATATTGACATAGCAACGACAGAAGCACTAAGAATGGCACAAAAAGTAGACCCAGAAGGACTCCGAACTCTAG CAATTCTCACAAAACCAGATTTAATTGACAGAGGAGCTGAGATTGATGTTTTGAACATTGTCCAGGGCAAAGTCATTCCTCTCAGCAAGGGCTACATTATTGTGCGATGTCGTGGTCAGAGTGACATCAATGACAGAACTCCTTTTGATAAAGCCATGGAGGCTGAACTGACATTCTTTAGGAATCACCATTATTTCAG TTCACTACTGGATGAGGGTAAAGCTTCTATTCAATGCCTGGCTGCCAAGCTAACCAAAGAACTGGCCGATCACATCAAG AAATCACTTCCATCCTTGACTGAGCAAATTCAGAATAGGCTACTCAGTGTGCAACGAGACCTTAAAAACTTTGAGCAGGGTCCACCTCTGGAAGAAGAGAGGATGGGACCTTTTCTAAGTGAG aTTATATTGGAGTTCAGTGATCAAATAAGTGAACTGAGTAGAACAGGAcattcaaaagacaaaaacatttacacaagCCTACGTCCTGTATTTAAGAAATGGGACAACCACCTAAGAAGCACTGAAGTATCAT TCAAAGAAAGAGTGACAGAAATGATAGAAAAGTATAATGAGATCCATCGTGGCAGAGAACTGCTGACCCACAGTGAGTACTGTGAATATGAATGTGTCATCCAGAACCATGTGGCAGCCCTTCAGGAGCCAGCTATGGAAACACTGAAAGATGTACGAG aaattgTTCAGAATAAGTTCAGGGAGGTATGTCATTTGTCTTTTGACCAGTACCCTCCAATGAGATACGCTATATCT AACATGATCAGTGACATTCAGACAAAACAAGAGGCCAAAGCAGAGAAACGAATTAAAGAGTTCATTGATATGGAGAAACTGGTCTTTACTCAGGACAGAGTGTTTCAACAGAAACTCAATGACTCCGACATCCCTCAGAAGACTGGAATAGAAACGAGTGACAAGATTCACTACGATGAAGACACGATATTTAATTCCAAAGGCTGTGCATTGTTGGATACCAGAAATCTTGTACCCGAGAAACTGGTTCGCTATTACGAA ATTGTCTATCAGCGCCTCACAGACTATGTGCCCATGCTGATAACCCTCTTCATGCTGAAGGTTGCCGCTAAGACACTGAGACATCAAATGCTGGAAATGAGGAACGGGGCAGATGTGGTCAAACTGCTGAGTGAGGACTCCGAGCGAGGACGTATGAGAACGGATTTAAAGCAGCGTCTGGAGCGCCTCACACAAGCTCAAGACCTGATAAGCAACAGAATCTGA